The following proteins are co-located in the Haloarcula rubripromontorii genome:
- a CDS encoding potassium channel family protein encodes MYCPRAGSDLLPATQDVDMASLPVEVLMGIYLGLLVGVIPALVSWALGFSFKYFTGITVPGFGVVVLAIALAGVSGGLMALADKSITQAPNAERVITAIILVGMVSLYAHSKGDQLGATFPKRLSLQGLREKKLSADVVEFVGGRDEVRIRIVGDVADMEGYPPLSEPLRADIRNEEWRFPADLRIGELERRMEERLKSEFDLGDASVSIDEQGQATVVAAPPFSGLSKRVGDNRHAVSVEALLPTGLARNDEVTVLTEDAQVRGTVVSARSDPVADETPAETPTEPEIADTDAPPTPVRAPTTDGGEGRLTVAVTRTDVQPLLRSARPKVVVEPRGTHREYELVSLLRRAGNRFRRLTVRTDGPLDGTTLRDAHVRETYDVAIAAIRTPDGWQVAPRGDAVVEAGDELYAIGRRTDLDAFAEAVA; translated from the coding sequence ATGTACTGTCCGCGGGCCGGAAGCGATTTACTACCGGCCACGCAGGATGTGGACATGGCTTCACTCCCGGTCGAGGTGTTGATGGGAATCTATCTGGGGCTGTTGGTGGGAGTGATACCGGCGCTCGTGTCGTGGGCGCTGGGGTTCAGTTTCAAGTATTTCACCGGTATTACCGTGCCGGGGTTCGGTGTCGTCGTGCTGGCAATTGCACTTGCCGGCGTCAGCGGCGGCCTCATGGCACTGGCTGATAAGTCGATTACGCAGGCTCCAAACGCCGAGCGAGTAATCACTGCAATCATCCTCGTCGGGATGGTGTCGCTGTACGCACACAGCAAGGGCGACCAGCTCGGGGCGACGTTCCCGAAGCGGCTCTCTTTGCAGGGACTACGAGAGAAGAAACTGTCCGCGGACGTGGTTGAATTCGTCGGTGGCCGTGACGAGGTCCGGATCCGTATTGTCGGCGACGTGGCCGATATGGAAGGGTATCCGCCGCTTTCGGAGCCGCTTCGTGCCGACATCCGAAACGAGGAGTGGCGGTTCCCGGCCGACCTCCGCATCGGCGAACTCGAACGCCGGATGGAGGAGCGGCTGAAATCGGAGTTCGACCTCGGCGACGCCTCCGTCTCGATAGACGAACAGGGGCAGGCGACGGTCGTCGCCGCACCGCCGTTTTCCGGGCTATCGAAGCGCGTGGGCGATAATCGCCACGCCGTTTCGGTTGAGGCGCTGTTGCCGACCGGCCTGGCCCGCAACGACGAGGTGACCGTGCTGACTGAGGACGCACAGGTACGGGGGACTGTCGTCAGTGCCCGGTCGGACCCGGTGGCCGACGAGACGCCCGCCGAGACGCCGACGGAACCGGAGATCGCCGACACCGACGCACCTCCGACGCCGGTCCGGGCACCGACGACCGACGGCGGCGAGGGCCGGCTCACGGTCGCCGTCACGCGGACCGACGTGCAACCGCTCCTGCGGTCAGCCCGGCCAAAGGTCGTGGTCGAACCCCGCGGCACACATCGGGAGTACGAACTCGTCTCTCTGCTCCGGCGGGCCGGCAACCGCTTTCGCCGACTCACGGTTCGCACCGACGGCCCGCTCGACGGGACGACGCTCCGGGACGCTCACGTTCGGGAGACCTACGACGTTGCCATCGCCGCCATCCGGACGCCGGACGGCTGGCAGGTCGCGCCACGCGGCGACGCAGTCGTCGAGGCGGGCGACGAACTGTACGCGATTGGTCGTCGCACCGACCTCGACGCCTTCGCGGAGGCGGTCGCATGA
- a CDS encoding NAD-binding protein: MDRPRDWFGARATIVLPVLVAVLSFVTGVVNISAVSISGPLGDLIPRSIQRTAGFTGALTGFTLLVSVVGLRRRLRIAWYATVVLLPVAAVQGLVQNSAVSIPFVGSVPSSAVSIPLVALSLLSLPTMLLNRRRFDRPIDLSTAQLAAGAALLGSLMYGTAGSYALRDEFDNLSTATDAFYYTLVTASTVGYGDVTPQSQQAKLFGMSVVVLGTASFAIALGSLLGPAIEKRLSEALGNMTDAQLDLLENHVLVLGHGDLTEPIIEELTGEIDFVVITPDTETATRLQQQDIAVLTADPSDEEPMQRAGIEDAAAVVAATNDDAQDALAILTAQTLNPAVNIVAAATDRENIEKLRRAGADTVISPAVLGGHLIVQSALGREGMENIADHLLDVNDEDDADI; encoded by the coding sequence ATGGACAGACCGCGGGACTGGTTTGGGGCACGTGCGACCATCGTCTTGCCGGTGCTGGTAGCGGTGCTTTCGTTCGTCACTGGTGTGGTCAACATCAGTGCCGTGTCCATCAGCGGGCCGCTCGGGGACCTCATTCCGCGCAGCATCCAGCGGACTGCCGGGTTCACCGGCGCACTCACGGGGTTCACGCTCCTCGTCAGCGTCGTCGGACTCCGGCGCCGCCTGCGAATCGCGTGGTACGCGACCGTCGTCTTGCTCCCCGTGGCGGCGGTACAGGGGCTTGTACAGAACTCCGCGGTGTCGATTCCGTTCGTCGGCTCCGTGCCGAGTTCGGCGGTGTCGATTCCGCTTGTCGCCCTCTCGCTGCTCTCGCTCCCGACGATGCTACTGAACCGACGGCGGTTCGACCGACCGATCGACCTCTCGACGGCGCAACTGGCCGCTGGCGCGGCACTCCTCGGCTCGCTCATGTACGGGACGGCGGGGTCGTACGCGCTCCGGGACGAGTTCGACAACCTTTCGACGGCGACCGATGCGTTCTATTACACGCTGGTCACGGCCAGTACTGTCGGGTACGGCGACGTGACCCCACAGAGCCAGCAGGCGAAGCTGTTCGGGATGTCCGTGGTCGTCCTCGGGACGGCCAGTTTCGCCATCGCGCTGGGATCGCTGCTGGGCCCCGCAATCGAGAAGCGGCTTTCGGAGGCACTCGGAAACATGACTGACGCACAACTGGACCTGCTTGAGAACCACGTGCTGGTACTCGGCCACGGCGACCTGACGGAACCGATTATCGAAGAACTGACCGGCGAAATCGATTTCGTTGTCATCACGCCGGACACGGAGACGGCCACCCGGCTCCAGCAACAGGACATCGCCGTCCTGACTGCGGACCCGAGCGACGAAGAGCCGATGCAACGGGCCGGTATCGAGGACGCCGCCGCCGTCGTCGCGGCGACGAACGACGACGCGCAGGACGCGCTGGCGATACTGACGGCCCAGACGCTCAATCCGGCGGTCAACATCGTCGCCGCGGCGACGGACCGCGAAAACATCGAAAAGCTTCGGCGAGCGGGCGCAGACACGGTTATCAGCCCTGCAGTACTGGGCGGCCATCT